The genomic interval GGACCGTTTCATCTCAAGGTTTGATTCCCTCTCTTTCAGGGCAGCCCGTTTATCGTAGAGTTTTTTTCCTTTGGCCAGTGCCATTTCTACCTTGGCCTTACCGTTGCCGATAAAGTAAATCTTCAATGGAATCAGCGCAATGCCTTTTTCGTGCAGTTTACCGATCAATTTACGGATCTCGTGACGATGCAGCAGCAGCTTCCGGGTCCGCAGCGGGTCCTGCTCAACATGGGTGGCATAGGAGTAAGGCGAGATATGCACGTTGTACAAAAAGACCTCACCTCCCTTGAGCTGGGCATACCCGTCACGAAGGTTAACCCTGCCGGCCCGGAGCGACTTCACCTCCGGACCGCTGAGTACAATGCCGGCTTCAAAGGTCTGCTCAATGGCGTAGTCGTGAAAGGCTTTTTTATTTTTACTGACAATCTTCTGTCCCATACTCTCTGCACTGTTTCTGGTTACTGATCAACAATACTATAGGTCGAATCCAGGGAAGTGCCAGTGAAAAATCAAATGGTCTCGGTTTCTCCGGTCACGCGCAGCGCCTCTTCCACGGTGGTCAGCCCGGCCTGCACCTTGCGCCAGGCATCCTCGCGTAAAGTGGTCATCCCTTCACGAACAGCTATCTGCCGCAGTTCGGAACCGTTGGCCTTGGCCGCGATCAGCTTTTTGAGCTGTTCAGACATGGGAAAGACCTCAAAGATACCCATGCGGCCCAGGTAGCCGGTGTTCCGGCACTGGAGACAGCCTTTACCCCGTTTCAGCACAATGGAATCGTGGCTGGCAGCGAGCGGAAAGCCCAGTTTGCGCAGGTCGGCGCTGTCCATTGTGTACGGTTCCAGACAGTATGGGCAGTTGCGCCGTACCAGCCGTTGTGCCAGGGCCCCCAGCATGGTGGAGGCAATGAGGAAGGGTTCGAGCCCCAGATCTTCTAGACGGATGATGGTGGAAACCGCATCGTTGGTGTGCAGGGTGGAGAAGACCAGATGACCGGTCAGAGCGGCCTGGACAGCGTATGTGGCGGTTTCCAGGTCCCGGATCTCGCCGATCATGATGATGTCCGGATCCTGCCGGAGGATGTTGCGCAGAATTGAGGAAAAGGTGACGTCGATCTGCTGCTGTACCGCGATCTGGTTGAACTCCTCGTACACCATTTCCACAGGATCTTCGATGGTGACGATATTGATCTCCGGGGTGGCGATCTGTTTGAGTGTCGAGTACAGGGTTGTCGATTTACCGCTGCCGGTGGGGCCGGTCACCAGGACAATTCCGTGGGCGGCGTTCATGAAGCTGTTGTAGACCAGTCGGTCGCGCCGGGAAAAGCCAAGGTTGTCCAGCTGCTGAAAAATAACCTCAGGGTTGAGAATGCGCATGACCGTCTTCTCGCCAAAGGCCACCGGTACTGTGGAGACCCGGATCTCAGCCTCCTGGCTTTCTTCCTGACGACCGATCTTGATACGGCCGTCCTGGGGACGGCGTTTTTCCGCGATATCCAGTCGGGCCAGTCCCTTGATTCGGGAGGTGATGGCCGAGTGGACAGCCTTGGGCAGCTTGTAAATGGTGTGGAGGATACCGTCAATGCGAAAACGGACCAGGCAGGTGTCCCGTTTGGGCTCAATATGGATGTCACTGGCGCGCTGCTCCAGGGCGTAGCTGAACAGATGGTTGACCGCGGCTTTGATGTGCTGGTCAGTGGAACTCAGCTCCTTGGTGGAGGCCAGGCGCACATACTGTTCAAGGTTGCCGATATCCACGGCTGCGGAAACGCTGGTCGTCCCGAATTGGGATTCTGCAGCAGTGATGGAACGCTGAAAGCCGAAAAATTCGGCCAGAATTTTTTTGATGTCACTGCGTGTCGACAGATACGGTCGGATTTTCACCTGGTTGGCCCGTTCAATATCCTCGAACACTGACTGGATATCCGGGTGATAGCTGACCACTTCAAGGACGCCGTTTTGTAGTGTCAGCGGCAGGATCAGGTGACTGACCGCAAACGATCTGGGAATGGTTTTCGTCACCGTGTCCATGTCCAGTTCAAGCGGATCGAGCTTTTTAAACGGGATCTTCAGGCCCCTGGAAACGGCCCGCATAATGGTCTCTTCAGTGAGCGGTCCCTGTTGCACATCAGGGTTCTCCAACCCGAGGTCGATAATAATATCAACAAGGTCTGGAAAACCTTTCAGTTGCCTGTTGCGATCCTCCTGGCGACGGCCGCCGAACTGTTTTAATAGTTTCTGGCGCTGTTTCCCCTGTTGCAGGAGAACGAACCGGCGCTGTTCGTGGGAGAGCAGCTGCTGTTTGACAAGCAGGTCGAGCAGGGCTTCGCTGTTGAGAAATGACATGATCTTTATCGGGTGACAGGTGGAGAGGAGGTGAACGGATTACTCTGGTATTTTCTCCCGTCGCCGCAACGAATGCAAGGTTTTTCCCGACAGCCGGAGAGGGAAGGCTGTTCAGGCCGGTTCCGACTGCCGTATTATGGGGAGGGCGTTATCAGTTGGGCCAGGCGTGGGCCCCTATGAGATCCACAAAGCGAACATGCTCAATGGTTGTTATCTTGATATCACCGTCACGTTTATCCGCCACCTGTAACTCCTGCACCTCCTGGCCGCCGACCGGCATGATCAGACGTCCGGGATCTGCCAGCTGATCGATGAGGGGTGCGGGTATGCGGGGCCCGCCGGCTGTCACGATGATCCGGTCAAAGGGGGCTTCCGAAGGCCAGCCCTCGGTGCCGTCGTCAATACGCGAGACGATGTTGTGATAGCGAAGCCGGTCAAAGATCTTGCGGGCACGACTGACCAGGGCGTCCAGGCGCTCCACGGTATAGACCTTCTGGCAGAGCCGGGAGAGGATGGCGGCATGGTAACCGGAGCCGGTACCGATTTCGAGAATCTTCTCAGACCCGGTAAGCTGCAGGGCCATGGTCATCAGGGCAACGATATACGGCTGGGAGATGGTCTGACCGCTGCCGATGGGTAGGGGAAAGTCGCTGTACGCCTGTGACTGAATGGCATCTTCAACAAAAAGATGCCGGGGGACTGTACGCATGGCGTCAAGGACACGCTGATCGGTTATGCCCCGGCGAACCAGTTGCTCCTCGATCATCCGCTCTCTGTTGATGTCAAAGATGGTGAGCGGGTTCACTGGAGTTCCTGATCCCAGGTGTAGTCTTCCAGCCACTTGCGATCTGTCTCGTTGTGGTTGCGGAAATCACAGCTGGTGACAACGTCGTTGGTGATGGTCAGAACGATCATCTCATACCCTTTGGAACTGCTGAACGAGCCGATCAGCGGCATGGTGCCGAACATCCCGGGCCGGTCCTCATAGTAGAGAAATTCGCTGACCCCGGGAGCTACCTCGCGTCGGGCATTGGGTTCTCCCAGATACTGCTGCACCTCTTTCACCGTGGTCTGTCCCGGTTTGATCAGAGCGGCATCAGAGGCAAGGTGGCGAATCTGTTTTGTATGGCAGCCGCCAAGAAGCAGAAGCGCCATGAAAAGCATGAAAAGGGATGAACGCATCACACAGTTTCTCCAGAAGCGATTCATAGAACGAAAAAGGTTGTGTTCATATATCGTGAACACAACCTTTTTTCAAGATATGATACCGGTTTATCGCAGAGATGCAAAAAAAAACCGGTGCCCTGGATGTTCGTGTTCCTGATACTGCGGTGCACACACGATGCGTCCAGGGCAGAGAGGGTTAGTTCGTTGGTGAAGAGGCGTCGGCGGCACGTTCCAGGATACGGTAGTTGCGGCGCACCATCACCATGGGGTCAACCAGCAGACCAGCCTGGATCATAGCGTTGTCATACAGCTGTTCGACCAGATCCCGGGCAAAGTCAGCATCGCTTTCACGCAGTGCAGCCAGTCGTTTGATCAGATTGCTGCTGGTGTTGACCTCCATATCTTTTTTCGATCCGATACCAAAGGCCTCGGTCTGTCCGGACGCTTTGAGAATTCGCTCCATGGAGGAGGTCATAAAGCCATCGACATTCACGATCATGGCCGGGCTGTCCACCAGACGATCCGAGGCCTTCACCTCCTGAATGCGCTCGCCGAGCACTTCTTTCATCCAGCGGCAGAGCGAGGTTGCCACTGCATCAGACAGCGGCTCAACCTGCTGCTCATCGGTTGCCGTGTCGGCGGAAGGTTCTGTGCTCTCGGGCAGGGTGAGGTCGGCCCGATCTGCGGAAACCAGTTTTTTACCGTTGTATTCGCCCAGATGATTGAGGACAAAGTCGTCAATCGGGTCCAGGGTGTAGAAGATCTCAATGCCGCGTTTTTTAAACATCTCAACATAGGGCCCATACTCAACAGCAGCCCGGCTGGGACCGTTGATAAAGTAGATCTTGTCCTGGCCCTCCTTCATCCGGTCAACATACTCATCAAGCGAGATCATGACCCCGGGTTCACTGGCTGAAGATTCAAAACGGAGCAGTTTGGCCAGATCAGCGCGATGTTCAAAATCGCTGGTCATCCCCTCTTTAATGAAGATACCGAAGATCTTCCAGAAGTCACGGTACTTGTCGGCGTCCCGTTCAGCCTCTTCGGCAAAGAACTTGATCACCCGTTTGGTCAGGACTTTGCGCAGTTTGATGACGAGAGCGTTGTCCTGCAGCGATTGCCGCGAGATGTTCAGCGGCAGGTCTTCAGAGTCCACCGCACCTTTCAGAAAACGGAGCCATTCCGGAAGGATATTTTCACTGTGCTGGTCGATCAGCACCTTCTGGCAGTAGAGGTTGACACCCGGCTGCATCCGGCCCATGCCCAGCACCTCAAAGTTCTCTTTGGGCACATAGAGAAGGGCGTTGATCGAAAGCGGTGCATCGGCTGAGAAGTGAAAACGGTACAACGGTTCATCAACCGCATTGCCGATGAACTTATAAAATTCGTTGTACTCCTCCTCAGTGATTTCAGATTTGGATCGAGACCAGATCGCCTGCACAGTGTTGACCTTTTTCCCTTCAACGATGACCGGAAAGGGGACAAAGGTGGAGTACTGCTGAATGATCCGTTCAATCGTGAACTTGGAGGCATAGGTGTGGGCATCGTCTTTCAGTTCGATGATGATTCGGGTGCCGCGATGCAGGCCGGGGCAGGGGCCGATGGTGTAGGAACCGCCGCCGTCGGAGCTCCACTCCCATCCTTCGGAGCCGTCCCAGGAGCGGGTTTGAACGCGTACGTTCCTGGCAGCCATGAACACCGAATAAAAGCCGACACCGAACTGACCGATCAGGTTGACGTCTTTTTTTGCAGCCTCAGCAAGCTGTTCAAAGAAGTGCTGGGAGCCGGAGTGGGCAATGGTCCCCAGGTTGGTTTCAAGCTCCTCCCGGGTCATGCCGATACCGGTGTCGCTGATGGTGAGGGTGTGGTTTTTATCGTCACCGTTGATGGTGATCTCAAGGGGGACGTGACTGTCGAATTCGATCTTTTCTATCAAGCTCTGATGACGGAATTTTTCCAGGGCATCGGCGGCGTTGGAGACCAGCTCGCGGACAAAGATGTCACGCTCGGTATACAGCGAGTTGATGACGATATCGAGAACCTTTCTGGTCTCTGCCTGAAACTGCTTGGTTTCAACCTGTGTTGCTGTCATGGGTGATGTTCCTCAAAGTACATGAAAAAATAAGTGTGTTTACGGCCGGCCGGCACACGTTTTTGTGATAATACCAGGCAGATAAAGGGGCTTTCTTTTATCCGGGCAACATGGTAAGCACGAATGATTCTCTGTCAAGACAGGGCCCATGCCCATGCCCATGCCAATGCGTCTGTTAACTTCTGTGGTGTATGAAATCAATTCCGTATGACCTCTGTATTGTCGGCGCCGGTGTCTCCGGTCTGAGTGCGGCGACCTTTGCCCGGGCGTTGTGCCCGGATCTGAATGTACTTGTTATGGAACAGGCAGATGGGCCGGGTGGTGCCATCGCCTCCTATAGTGACAGTGGGTATCTTGCCGAATGGGGGCCGCACGGTTTTCTTGATAACTGTGCGGAGAGCCGGGAACTGATCCGTTTGGCCGGACTGGAAAAAGAGGTTGTTACCGCGTCTCTGGCAAAGTTTGTCCGCTACCTGTGCCTGAACGGCCGGCTGCAGTGCATCCCGCAAAAACCATGGACGATCGTCCGCCAGCCGCTGATCCCCTGGAGCGCCAAGCTGCGGGTGCTGGCAGATGTGTGGAAGAGGCCGCTTAAGGGGGAACCTTCAGTGGCAGACTGGGTGGCTCACCGGTTCGGGGCAGCACTGGTACCTTTTGCTGATGCCGTTTTTACCGGGACCTATGCCGGTGATATTGAACGGTTGCGGATCGATGCGGTCATGCCCGGTGTCCGGGAGATGGAGCAGCGGCATGGCTCGGTTATCCGGGGCATGCTGGCAAAGATGCGGGCAGCGGGAAAGGAAAAGCGAACAAAAAGGGGCCTGCCGTCCATGATCAGCTTCAACAACGGTATGGCTGCCCTACCCCGACGTCTGGCTGCAAATCTGGCAGACATAATCGAGTACGGTACAACTGTCCAGGGGCTGACCAGGCAACCTGACGGCTGGTTGGTTCACAGCAACCGGGGCGAGGTGCGCTGTCGTAAACTCCTGCTTGCACTCCCGATCAATACATCCTTACAGATACTGGGCGCGGCGTTGCCTGTTATGCCGCCTCCTGTCTCCGCTATTCCGGAAGCAAGGATTTTCTCCGTACTGCTCGGCTTTGATTCCAGGGCGCAGATCCCTCATGGTTTTGGGTACCTGGCTCCGGAACAGGAGCAGCGTTTCACCCTGGGTGCCCTGTTTTCCTCACACATGTTTCCCGGTCGGGCCCCGGCCGGCCGGCAACTGGTGGAAGCGCTGGTGGGTGGTCGTCGCCACCCGGAACGGCTGCGTTTAAGTGATGCCGACCTTGTTGATGCGGTGTATCACGACCTCAGGCAACTCATGGAGTTGTCACCCCCGGTGTACAGCGCGGTGCTGCGGCCGTCGTCGGGTATCCCGCAATTGGAGCATGGCTACATGGGCCTTTTGCATTGGCGGCAGACCGTGCACACAACGCATGCGGATATGCGCTGCTGCGGGTTCGGGTGGCGGGGTGTCGGGATCAACGACATGGTCAGGGAGGCCCGCCAGGCCGTAGCGGCACTTGTGGAACAGAGCGGGGAAGAGCAGTCTGTTGAGGTGAAAAAGATCTACTTCTGATGCGGCCACGTGCTGCCGGTCATGCCGGCAACAGCGGTTTATCGTTTCAGTTGGGCGGTCAGTATCTCGATCTGTTGCCGAACCGCTGACTGCTGACTCATCTCTCTGGTGATGATTTTAACGGCATGCAGAACCGTTGAATGGTCACGATTGTACAGACTGCCGATATCAGCAAGAGACTGGTTGGTGAATTTGCGTGTCAGATACATGGCCATCTGCCGGGGGAAGGTGACGGTTCGTTTTCGGGAACGCGAACACAGCTCATCGATACTGACCCGGAACTGGCGGCCGATGAGATCACGGATACTTTCAGCTGTTACCTCCGCCGCACCGTCGGTTAATCCAAAGACCACGTCGCGGATCATTGCCAGGTCAGGTGTTGTCTCATGCAGGCAGCACTGGGCCTTGATACCGATGATGGCGTTTTCAATGCGACGCACGTCTCCTCTGAGGTATTCTGCCATAAATCCAACCTGATCGTCCGTGATGGGCAGGCCGTGTTGGCCCATCTTATGACGAATAATCCGTGCCCGTGTTTCAAAATCCGGTGACATGATGCCGGTCACCAGACCTGAGGCTATACGACTGCGGAAATCCTCGTCAAAGTCTGTCAGTTTATTAGGCGGGACAGCAGAGGTCAGGATCACCCGACGGCCTGATTTGATGAGATAATCGAGAATGGTGTTGAGTTCTTCCTGCGTCTTTGCCTTGCCGGTCAACGTGTGGATGTCTTCCACCAGCAGCATGTCGCAGTTGTTGACATATTTTTTGGAAAACAGCTCCATGGACTTGGCCCGGATGTTTTTGACCATGTCTGCAGTAAATTGCTGAGCCGTCAGATAGTGCAGGCGGGTGGAGGGGGCGGTCTGCAGCACCTGGTGGACCACAGCCTGGGTGAGGTGGCTTTTGCCCAAACCGGTGCTGCTGTTCATGAAAAGACAGTTGCCAAAGGTTTTCTCACCACCAGCCAGCGCTTTACAGGCAGATCCGGCCAGCATATTTGATTCGCCCATCATGAACTGGGCAAAGGTGAAGGCTGGATGGAGAGAGCGCAGCTTTGGGGTGGCGGCAGTCCCCGGCAACAGCAGCTGGCCTCTTTTATTGTTCTCAAAATGCTGGGTTTGCGGGTCGGCAACAAGGAGACGGACATCACTGAACTGACCGACCTCCCGGGCGACACGGCGGATTTGCTCCAGATACCGATCTTCGACCCAGGCGCAGAAAAAACGATCCGGTCCGGTGAGGGTAAGGATATCTCCTTCCTGAGGTTGACATTGAATCGGGCTGATCCATAAGTTCAACTCACTCTCCGATAAAAGACCGTGCAGGGATTTTTTGATCGTATTCCACATCATAGAAAGCTCTTCCTTTTGAGATAAGATACCTTGCCAGACATTTCCAATTTCTTGAATGGTCTCTGATCTACTGAAAAACCGATTGCCGGTCAAAAGCGATTTGTCCCGATTTTATCTTCAAAATGAGTCGGTTCTGTTGATATGAAAAGATCTGGCCGGGATCAGACTTTCCAAGACCTGCGATGCATAACCTGCACTGGCAGCGTTAAAATTAGAAAATATTTACTTATACACAGTTAAATCAAGTGGTTGTGATGTTAACCAGCAGTTTGTTAACAATTTGTCAACAAATCATGATCCCGGCAGAGCTCCATTTTCCTCGTTTTAGCTCAATAATACTCTATTTTTAGTTTAGCAGACACCGGCTGTCTTTAACTCCTTTTCATTCCATGCTTTCAGAAGGGAGGGAAGATGAAGAAAAAAAATGGTGGTTTTCGTTTTGTCGTTTTTTTAATAAAAACAGGATATAAGGAAACACAGCCGGTGAATGTGCCGGAAAAATGGAGTGTATTGCCCGGTTGTTTAATTGCAAAACGCAGGCAGCAGGGAAAGAGGCGTGACCGTCTGGGGGGTCTGTTTGCTTTGGAACTGTCTGGCACCTCTTCTTTATCGTGACAGGTGTGTACCGGGGCATGAAAAGCTGTTGACTGAAGAGTTACGATTTTTTATGAGACCACCTGGAAAGACAATGGGAGTAAAGAGAAATGCAGGGCTATGTGCAGATTTATACAGGTGACGGCAAAGGTAAAACCACCGCTGCCCTCGGTCTGGCGTTACGGGCCGCGGGGGCCGGACTGCGTGTGTATATCGGACAGTTTATCAAGAACGCTGCGTACAGCGAACTGAACATCCTGACCTGTCTTGCTGATCTCATCACTGTTGAACAGTTTGGCAGGGGATGCATGCTGGTCACGACGCCGGAGAAAGCCGATGTCGAGGCTGCCCGTGCCGGTCTTGCAACGCTGAAGGCAGTGCTGCACTCAAAAAAGTACGACCTGGTTGTTGCCGATGAGATCAATGTGGCCTGTGCCCTGGGGCTTCTTGGTGAGCAGGATCTGCTTGATCTCATTGCCGAGCGACCGGAGTCGGTGGAGCTGGTTCTCACCGGCCGCGGTGCACCGGAGGCGGTGATGGCGCAGGCTGATCTTGTGACAGACATGCGTGCGGTCAAACACTACTATGACCAGGGTGTGCAGGTTCGCAAAGGTATTGAAGTGTAACCAGGAGCAGCGGGCGTCTTGGTGAGGCTTCATGCACTGCCTCCACTTTAACGGGCACCCGGGAGAGGAACTATGAAAAAGCAAGCAGCCTGCCTGGCAGTGCTGGGAACCGGATCAGATGTGGGGAAATCGATTGTCACCACCGCCCTGTGCCGGATTCTGGTCAATCGGGGTCTTCGCGTGGCGCCGTTCAAGGCGCAGAATATGTCAAACAACTCCGGAGTCACCGCCGAAGGTGCAGAGATGGGGCGGGCCCAGATTGTGCAGGCTGAGGCCGCACGGGTTGCCCCACACTGTGATATGAACCCGGTTCTGCTCAAGCCGGTGAGCGATGTCGGTGCCCAGGTGGTGCTCAACGGTGCAGCCTGGATCGATGCCTCTGCCAGATCCTACACCGGTAAAAAAGAGTTTCTCTTTGCCGAGAGCCGGGCCGCCCTTGACCGGTTGCGGCAGCGGTATGATCTCATTCTGCTCGAAGGAGCCGGTTCCTGCGCCGAGGTCAATCTGATGGCGCATGATATTGTCAACCTGCGGATGGCTGCCTATGCCCGGGCGCCGGTCGTTCTGGTGGCTGATATCGACCGGGGCGGCGTGTTTGCCCAGATCGTTGGTACGCTTGCCTGTCTGTCGCCGGAGGAACAGGACCGGATCAGCGGCTTTGTCATCAACCGTTTCCGCGGCGACCTCACGTTGTTTCAACCGGGTATCGACTGGATTGAACAGCGGACCGGCAAACCGGTTTTTGGTGTCCTGCCCTGGTTTAAGCATTTTCATATCGAGGCAGAGGATGCAGTGGTCATCGAAGGCCCCAAGCTTGCCCGGCACAACTCTTTGGACGCTGATCGACCGACCATTGGTGTCATTCGACTTCCCCATATCTCCAACTTCACGGACTTTGATCCCCTGGCGCAACTGCCCGACTGCCGGCTGGTCTATCTTGAACAGCCGCAGTCGCTTGCTCAGTTGCAGGCGGTTATTCTGCCGGGTTCAAAGGCCACCAGTACAGATTTGCAATGGCTTGACCAGACGGGCTGGCAGGAGCGTCTTCGGCGGTATGTCGATGACGGTGGGCATCTGCTGGGTATTTGCGGCGGTTATCAGATGCTCGGCACCTGGGTACACGACCCGGACGGCATCGAAGGCCCGCCCGGCAGCACCAGGGGATTGGGGCTGCTGCCGGTGGAGACTGTGCTGAAGGCCCCGAAAACCACCACACGCACTGCTTTTACCTGGGGGGGTATTGCCGGGTACGGTTATGAGATTCACATGGGGCAGAGCAGGTGTCCCGACGGGCAGAGCCTGCTGTGTGTACAGGACCGCAACGGCACGTCCTGCAACGATGCTGATGGGTGCATCAGTGCTGATCAGCGGGTGATGGGCACCTATATGCACGGCTTTTTCGATACGCCGGCAATCACCCGCCGCTGGCTGAGTGGTATCGGCCTCAGTCATGTGGCTGTTGATCAGCTGCACGGCCCGGCTGCCCGTGATCGGGCCTATGACCAGTTGGCCGAGCATGCTGCAGCCTATCTTGACATCGAGGCGATCATCGCTTTGCTGCCGCGGGATCTGCAGGAACGGCTAAGTCACCGATCGTGACAACGCTGTCTCTGCTGCCGACCGGTTGTACTGCACCACGGTGTACACACCTGCTGACCTCTGATCCGTTTTTTCGTACCTGCATGGAGCCATTATGATACAAGGACATGGCGGCAATGTTGTCGAGCTGGCCGAAGAGCTGGGCTGCCGGCCGGAAGATATCACCGATATGAGCAGCAACATCAATCCTCTTGGTGCGTTACCCGGGCTGATCGAGTACCTCCAGGAGCGAATGGACCGGATCACGTCACTGCCCGAGGTCGATGCGCAGGGCGCTGTTCGTGCTGTTGCGGCCCTGCTTGGTGTGAGCGAGCAGCGGGTTCTGGCCGGTAACGGCACCACCCAGTTCATCTACACGGCCTGTGCTGTTCTGAAAAGCAGGCGGGTGCTGATCGTTGGCCCGACCTATGCCGATTACGCCGACGGTGCCCGCCTCCACGGGATCATGCCTGAATTTTTTCTCACCTCGCCAAACCTTGATTTTGCCGTGGATGTGGTGCGGCTCAGTGCGCGACTGACCGGGATTGACACTGTTTTCCTCTGCAATCCCAACAATCCAACGGGGCGGCTGATTCCCCATGCACAGTTAATGGAGTTGTGTACACAGCACCGCGAGGTCCGTTTTATCATTGATGAATCGTATCTGTCCTTTGCCCGGGAAGATCAGGGTATGTGCCAATGTGCACTGGACAACGTCATTGTTCTCTGGTCAGCCTCCAAAATCTTCGGCATACCGGGGTTGCGCGTTGGATTTTTAGTGGCTGATCCGTCTGTTATCGAACCCTTTCATCGCTACATGCAGCCCTGGTGCGTCAACAGTCTGGCCCAGGAGGCAGTACGGTATATCGGCGCCCATCCGGATACGGTTAACGCCTTCATCGATCAGACCCGCGCTCACCTGGACGCTGAAAGTGCACTGTTTCGGCAGCGGCTCGCCGCTGCACCCCTTATTGTCTATCCGAGCACCACCTCGTACCTGCTCATCGGTCTGCCGGAGGGACAAACCGCAGGCACTGTTTGCCGGGCCCTGGCTGAACAGCGTTTTCTCATCCGTAACTGCGCCAACTTTTACGGGCTTGATGAGGGATACATCCGCATCGCTTTGAAAGATGCGGCAGCAAACACTGCGGTGGCCCGGCATCTGGTCGCTCTTGTTCATTCACAACGATAAGTCTGTTATGGATCTTGCCGGTTATCTGGTCTGGTTGACCATTCCCGCCGCCTTCTGTCTGGACGCCTTGATCGGCGATCCCCGCTGGTTGCCGCATCCGATCCGCTGGATGGGGTGGGCCATCACCAAAACCGAGCCGCTGTGGCGGCGGTGGCTTGCCGGCGAACAGCTTGCCGGTTGGGCCTTTGCCGTGAGCCTGATCCTTGGGTGCTGGGGTGTGGCTGCTGCGGTTGTGTCCCTGGCCTGGCAGGTGCATGCGGTGGTCGGCTTTATGGTGGAGAGTGTGCTGCTCTTTTTTTGTCTGTCGGCCCGTTCTCTGCGGCAGGCAGCCATGGAAATTCATGCCTCGCTGGCCATCGGTGAGGTTGACCGGGCCCGTTCCCAGGTGAACATGATTGTGGGCCGGGATGTTGATCAGT from Candidatus Cloacimonadota bacterium carries:
- a CDS encoding cobyric acid synthase; protein product: MKKQAACLAVLGTGSDVGKSIVTTALCRILVNRGLRVAPFKAQNMSNNSGVTAEGAEMGRAQIVQAEAARVAPHCDMNPVLLKPVSDVGAQVVLNGAAWIDASARSYTGKKEFLFAESRAALDRLRQRYDLILLEGAGSCAEVNLMAHDIVNLRMAAYARAPVVLVADIDRGGVFAQIVGTLACLSPEEQDRISGFVINRFRGDLTLFQPGIDWIEQRTGKPVFGVLPWFKHFHIEAEDAVVIEGPKLARHNSLDADRPTIGVIRLPHISNFTDFDPLAQLPDCRLVYLEQPQSLAQLQAVILPGSKATSTDLQWLDQTGWQERLRRYVDDGGHLLGICGGYQMLGTWVHDPDGIEGPPGSTRGLGLLPVETVLKAPKTTTRTAFTWGGIAGYGYEIHMGQSRCPDGQSLLCVQDRNGTSCNDADGCISADQRVMGTYMHGFFDTPAITRRWLSGIGLSHVAVDQLHGPAARDRAYDQLAEHAAAYLDIEAIIALLPRDLQERLSHRS
- a CDS encoding aminotransferase class I/II-fold pyridoxal phosphate-dependent enzyme encodes the protein MIQGHGGNVVELAEELGCRPEDITDMSSNINPLGALPGLIEYLQERMDRITSLPEVDAQGAVRAVAALLGVSEQRVLAGNGTTQFIYTACAVLKSRRVLIVGPTYADYADGARLHGIMPEFFLTSPNLDFAVDVVRLSARLTGIDTVFLCNPNNPTGRLIPHAQLMELCTQHREVRFIIDESYLSFAREDQGMCQCALDNVIVLWSASKIFGIPGLRVGFLVADPSVIEPFHRYMQPWCVNSLAQEAVRYIGAHPDTVNAFIDQTRAHLDAESALFRQRLAAAPLIVYPSTTSYLLIGLPEGQTAGTVCRALAEQRFLIRNCANFYGLDEGYIRIALKDAAANTAVARHLVALVHSQR